Proteins from a single region of Deltaproteobacteria bacterium:
- a CDS encoding patatin-like phospholipase family protein produces MGLTIVQKSDLSVVKPWAQKALVLSGGAVTGGSFMTGGLKAINEYLENFTVCDFDIFVGISAGSLIAAPLCAGLTPEEMLRSLDGNSKHFFQFAPWHCYWPNFGELVTRPWEFAKAAAGYFPGALHELFGTWRQQGPRLATAFWQLIWRPSAEHYTTFWNILTAVLSTRSAPSWLQLLPTGFFDNAPIERYLRRNIERNHLTNNFQVVERVRKKRLYICAMALDTAERVVFGPDERRDVTISEAVQASTALPVVYRPARIHGVDYVDGGVFETAHIDVAVAKGAQLIVCYNPFRPIENRVVWNYVSGQREGGSTRPLSVHGIMAVLNQVFRAVFHTRLQQTLTHYRRDDAFTGDIIVIEPHASDMAYFELNPLLFGHRIKAAQMGFESVRNSIEAHYDATAAIFRSYGIQLTQTRVAEDFKRLRVPAQDPWEAQKVLEGRDTAPPFDPPRPRRKRAKARAS; encoded by the coding sequence ATGGGCCTAACGATTGTCCAAAAGAGTGATCTTTCGGTCGTGAAGCCGTGGGCGCAGAAGGCGCTGGTCCTCTCCGGCGGCGCCGTGACCGGCGGCTCGTTCATGACGGGCGGCCTGAAGGCAATCAACGAATACCTCGAGAACTTCACCGTTTGCGATTTCGATATCTTCGTCGGCATCAGTGCCGGCAGCTTAATCGCTGCGCCGCTGTGCGCCGGACTGACGCCGGAAGAGATGTTGCGCAGTCTCGACGGCAACTCGAAACACTTTTTTCAATTCGCGCCGTGGCATTGTTATTGGCCGAATTTCGGCGAACTCGTGACGCGGCCATGGGAGTTTGCGAAGGCGGCGGCCGGCTATTTCCCTGGCGCGTTGCATGAGTTGTTCGGCACCTGGCGGCAACAAGGGCCGCGCTTGGCGACCGCATTCTGGCAACTGATCTGGCGTCCCAGCGCCGAGCATTACACCACCTTTTGGAATATTCTCACGGCCGTGCTCTCGACCCGCTCCGCGCCCAGTTGGTTGCAACTGCTGCCCACCGGATTTTTCGACAACGCCCCGATCGAGCGCTATTTGCGCCGCAATATTGAACGCAATCACTTGACGAACAATTTTCAAGTCGTGGAGCGCGTGCGAAAAAAACGGCTCTACATCTGTGCGATGGCGCTCGATACCGCGGAGCGCGTCGTGTTCGGACCGGATGAACGGCGTGATGTGACCATTTCCGAGGCGGTGCAGGCTTCGACAGCGCTCCCGGTCGTGTATCGTCCCGCACGCATCCACGGCGTCGATTATGTCGACGGCGGCGTATTTGAAACGGCGCATATCGATGTCGCGGTTGCCAAGGGTGCGCAATTGATCGTCTGCTATAACCCGTTTCGCCCCATCGAGAACCGCGTGGTGTGGAATTATGTGAGCGGGCAGCGCGAAGGCGGCAGTACGCGCCCGCTCTCGGTGCATGGGATCATGGCGGTGTTGAACCAAGTCTTCCGCGCAGTGTTCCATACGCGGCTGCAGCAGACGTTGACGCATTATCGGCGCGACGACGCCTTCACCGGCGACATCATCGTGATCGAACCACATGCGTCCGACATGGCGTATTTCGAACTTAACCCATTGCTGTTTGGGCACCGGATCAAGGCCGCGCAAATGGGATTCGAATCGGTCCGCAATTCGATTGAAGCCCACTACGACGCGACGGCTGCGATCTTCCGCTCCTACGGGATTCAACTCACGCAGACGCGTGTGGCGGAAGACTTCAAACGGCTGCGTGTGCCGGCGCAGGATCCATGGGAGGCGCAGAAAGTCTTGGAAGGCCGCGACACCGCGCCACCGTTCGACCCACCACGCCCGCGCCGCAAACGCGCTAAAGCGAGGGCATCATAA
- a CDS encoding DoxX family protein — protein MTQASCSGRWCAWKKCVGKGLAVLQPLFLLFLRLFWGWQFFIAGKGKLTNIQRPAEFFAQIHIPWPLFNAYLVGVTELVGGLLLIVGFGARLAALALSIAMSVAMATAHRAELVQIISAPDAFLSASAVTFWVASMAILCFGAGCFSVDACCCRRKCGQEANAGGSCCAPPPPAAQ, from the coding sequence ATGACTCAAGCATCATGTTCCGGTCGGTGGTGCGCCTGGAAAAAATGTGTGGGGAAAGGATTAGCGGTCTTGCAACCGCTCTTTCTTCTGTTCCTCCGCCTCTTCTGGGGCTGGCAGTTCTTCATCGCCGGGAAAGGAAAGCTGACTAACATCCAGCGACCCGCTGAGTTCTTCGCCCAAATCCATATCCCGTGGCCGCTGTTCAACGCCTATCTCGTCGGCGTCACGGAACTCGTCGGCGGCCTCCTGTTGATCGTCGGGTTCGGCGCCCGCTTAGCCGCATTGGCGCTCAGCATTGCGATGAGCGTCGCAATGGCCACGGCCCATCGCGCGGAATTGGTCCAAATCATTTCCGCTCCCGATGCTTTCCTCTCCGCGTCGGCGGTCACGTTTTGGGTCGCCTCAATGGCCATCCTCTGTTTCGGCGCCGGCTGCTTTTCCGTCGATGCCTGCTGCTGCCGCCGCAAATGCGGGCAAGAGGCGAATGCAGGCGGGAGCTGCTGTGCGCCGCCGCCACCGGCCGCGCAATGA
- a CDS encoding Ppx/GppA family phosphatase, which produces MTCARWASIDVGTNSVLLTIVEPRADGDLTPRLEVAEITRIGEGLAAHGCFQPAAMERTATVLERYAALCREHQVTRIIAVGTAAFRRATNADQFIAAVRQRCGITLEVISGAREAALSYGAATRDFGSDALVLDIGGGSTEFIWQADSRLHAHSLSLGSVTLQEQLVHSDPISDADYAAVLQAIVTQMDTLPVIAASTGPTPRPLIALAGSATTLAAMHLQLAQYSHDQVHGTVLTGEDIAALLARLRAASLAERRQMRGLEAARADVILSGTMILQETLRRYGMKRATISDRGVRWGLLYELAGEEMQNAK; this is translated from the coding sequence ATGACCTGCGCACGCTGGGCCAGCATTGATGTCGGGACGAATTCCGTCCTGTTGACGATCGTCGAACCCCGCGCGGACGGTGACCTTACGCCGCGTCTCGAAGTCGCCGAGATCACGCGCATCGGTGAAGGACTCGCCGCGCACGGCTGTTTTCAACCGGCAGCGATGGAGCGCACTGCTACAGTGCTCGAGCGATACGCGGCGTTATGCCGTGAACATCAAGTGACACGCATCATCGCGGTCGGCACCGCGGCATTTCGCCGGGCCACGAACGCGGACCAATTTATCGCGGCGGTGCGGCAACGGTGCGGCATCACACTCGAAGTCATTAGCGGCGCGCGCGAAGCGGCCCTCTCCTACGGTGCAGCGACGCGTGACTTCGGCAGCGACGCGCTGGTCCTCGATATCGGCGGCGGCTCCACGGAATTCATTTGGCAAGCCGACAGCCGACTCCACGCCCACTCCTTGTCGCTCGGCTCGGTCACATTGCAGGAGCAACTGGTGCATAGCGACCCGATCAGCGACGCCGACTATGCGGCCGTGCTACAGGCGATTGTCACACAAATGGACACGCTGCCGGTGATCGCCGCATCGACAGGACCAACACCGCGCCCGTTGATTGCATTGGCCGGCAGCGCCACCACGTTGGCCGCGATGCATTTGCAATTGGCGCAATATTCCCATGACCAAGTGCATGGCACGGTGTTAACGGGGGAGGACATTGCCGCACTGCTGGCGCGGCTCCGCGCGGCGTCGTTAGCCGAGCGGCGACAGATGCGCGGTTTGGAAGCGGCCCGCGCCGATGTAATCCTCAGCGGCACGATGATCTTGCAAGAAACACTGCGCCGTTATGGAATGAAGCGTGCCACGATCAGCGATCGCGGCGTGCGGTGGGGCCTGTTGTATGAACTGGCGGGAGAGGAAATGCAAAATGCAAAATAA
- a CDS encoding guanine deaminase yields MTSGLAKSGVRGSLLFARPDRSLAWHADGVCVWDAAGRICAADAWTVLAPQLPATAQIAHWPQHLITPGFIDCHVHLPQLDCRHRHGYRLLDWLERFIFPAEAAFADTAVARDTARRFFTELLRHGTTTALIYCTIHEAATQIAFEEAAACGIRAIIGKVMMDRHSPPALTERTSESLAATERLLARWHGHDDRLYYAVTPRFALTSSDTLLREAGKIAAQGHAYFQTHIAEVPEEVARAHELFGVTDYVGLFADCGCLGPHSLFAHAIYLTDPEWARLAAAQATVAHCPSSNLFLQSGRMPYAKMCAHGVRCGLGTDVGAGPEFALWDVMARGVEQHGATVFTPDTAFYHATLGGAHALGLATTTGSLLPGLAADLVVTPLPTPCATADSALAQLMQHWQRHVPAATYINGTRVWPQTVVNE; encoded by the coding sequence TTGACTTCGGGACTCGCTAAATCCGGTGTGCGCGGAAGCTTGCTGTTCGCGCGGCCGGACCGATCGCTGGCGTGGCACGCCGATGGCGTTTGCGTCTGGGACGCTGCCGGACGCATTTGCGCGGCCGATGCGTGGACCGTGCTCGCACCGCAACTCCCCGCGACAGCGCAGATCGCCCACTGGCCGCAGCATCTGATCACTCCCGGATTTATCGATTGTCACGTCCATTTGCCGCAACTGGATTGCCGCCATCGGCACGGCTACCGACTGCTCGACTGGCTCGAACGGTTCATCTTCCCCGCCGAGGCTGCGTTTGCCGACACCGCTGTGGCCCGCGATACCGCCCGCCGCTTCTTTACCGAACTACTCCGTCATGGCACCACCACGGCGCTCATTTACTGCACCATCCACGAAGCGGCCACGCAGATCGCGTTCGAAGAGGCCGCCGCGTGCGGCATCCGCGCGATTATCGGCAAAGTGATGATGGATCGGCACAGCCCGCCCGCGCTCACGGAACGGACCTCCGAGTCGCTCGCGGCCACGGAGCGACTACTCGCGCGCTGGCACGGCCACGACGATCGCCTCTACTACGCCGTCACGCCGCGCTTTGCGCTGACAAGCAGCGACACGTTGCTGCGCGAGGCGGGAAAAATCGCCGCGCAGGGTCACGCCTATTTTCAAACCCATATCGCCGAAGTCCCGGAAGAAGTGGCGCGCGCACACGAACTCTTCGGCGTCACCGATTACGTCGGCCTGTTCGCCGATTGCGGCTGCCTCGGACCGCACTCGCTCTTCGCCCACGCCATTTATCTGACCGATCCCGAATGGGCCCGACTGGCCGCGGCGCAGGCGACCGTCGCCCACTGCCCTTCGTCTAATCTCTTCTTACAAAGCGGCCGCATGCCGTACGCCAAAATGTGCGCCCATGGTGTGCGTTGCGGGTTGGGGACCGACGTCGGCGCAGGCCCGGAATTCGCGCTCTGGGACGTGATGGCGCGCGGTGTCGAACAACACGGCGCAACCGTGTTCACGCCCGACACCGCGTTTTATCACGCCACGCTCGGCGGCGCCCACGCGCTCGGACTCGCCACCACGACCGGCTCGTTGCTGCCCGGCCTCGCCGCCGATCTCGTGGTCACGCCGTTGCCTACGCCATGCGCCACTGCCGACAGCGCCCTCGCGCAGTTGATGCAACACTGGCAGCGCCACGTCCCCGCCGCGACGTACATCAACGGCACGCGCGTCTGGCCACAGACCGTAGTTAACGAATGA
- a CDS encoding DNA gyrase inhibitor YacG produces the protein MPKDKPHPCPHCRALTLWEGNPYRPFCSERCRQIDLGQWAMETYRIPGEPANAADDAEAETSTPELPSTPPLRIIR, from the coding sequence ATGCCCAAGGATAAGCCGCATCCCTGCCCGCACTGCCGTGCGCTCACGCTGTGGGAGGGGAATCCGTATCGTCCGTTTTGTTCGGAGCGTTGTCGCCAAATCGATCTCGGCCAATGGGCAATGGAAACCTATCGCATTCCGGGCGAGCCGGCGAATGCAGCAGACGATGCGGAAGCGGAGACGTCGACACCGGAGTTGCCGTCAACTCCACCCCTGCGAATCATTCGTTAA
- a CDS encoding AI-2E family transporter, whose amino-acid sequence MRRNPQTIFLLFLIALLVGGAVMMQRFWKPAALALVVVMVLQPYYVRIEQWLRGRRYLAAAVAVGATCGLIMIPLGGIVATITVEVIHFSQNLSEHLQQGQLAASLDGLSQWLKELLLPFTGPLQEDFNLRSMALDAVKELAQSLYQFSPQVITKTANFGFNVVLWLLFLFVFFADGGRLYTYVLETAPIIPHHERQISRGLREMVTAVFLGMVATSAVNALLMGIAFAVCGIERPLVWALITFGFSFIPIVGAFSIWAGGALYLLLIGEWHYAVGLALFGTVIIAQADNIIKPLVMRGRVKVHPVLLLLSILGGIHALGPSGLVFGPVFVAILLEALQIYREEYAQG is encoded by the coding sequence ATGCGCCGCAATCCACAAACGATTTTCCTCCTCTTCCTGATCGCCCTGCTGGTCGGCGGTGCGGTCATGATGCAGCGCTTTTGGAAGCCGGCCGCGTTGGCGTTAGTCGTGGTCATGGTCCTGCAGCCGTACTACGTGCGGATCGAGCAGTGGTTGCGGGGGCGGCGCTATCTTGCCGCGGCCGTCGCGGTGGGGGCGACGTGCGGCCTGATCATGATCCCACTCGGTGGGATCGTCGCGACGATCACCGTGGAAGTGATCCACTTCTCCCAAAATTTGAGCGAGCATTTGCAACAGGGGCAACTCGCCGCATCGCTGGATGGACTCAGCCAATGGCTCAAGGAATTGCTGCTCCCGTTCACCGGGCCATTGCAGGAAGACTTCAATTTACGCTCCATGGCGCTCGACGCGGTGAAGGAATTGGCGCAAAGTCTCTATCAATTCTCTCCGCAAGTGATCACCAAGACCGCCAACTTCGGCTTTAATGTTGTGCTGTGGCTCCTGTTCCTCTTTGTCTTCTTCGCCGATGGCGGCCGGCTCTATACGTATGTCTTGGAAACGGCGCCGATCATTCCTCACCACGAACGCCAAATCTCGCGCGGCTTACGCGAAATGGTCACGGCCGTGTTTCTCGGCATGGTGGCCACGTCGGCCGTGAATGCGCTGCTGATGGGGATCGCGTTCGCCGTCTGCGGGATCGAACGGCCACTGGTATGGGCATTGATCACGTTCGGATTCTCGTTCATCCCGATCGTTGGTGCATTTTCCATTTGGGCCGGCGGCGCGCTGTACCTCCTGTTAATCGGCGAGTGGCATTATGCGGTCGGGCTGGCTTTGTTCGGGACGGTTATTATCGCGCAAGCGGACAACATCATTAAGCCGCTCGTGATGCGCGGCCGGGTCAAGGTCCATCCGGTGTTGTTGTTGCTCAGCATCCTCGGCGGGATCCATGCGCTCGGGCCTTCCGGTCTCGTATTCGGGCCGGTATTTGTGGCCATCCTGTTGGAGGCGTTGCAAATTTATCGGGAAGAATATGCCCAAGGATAA
- a CDS encoding type II toxin-antitoxin system VapC family toxin → MNCYVDSSVLLRVLFEEPKPLVEWGRIAEAVSSRLLQLECFRVIHRGQITGQLTYAESIDLLARCRRLLQQIGILPVTELVLQRAEQQFLSPVGSLDAIHLASAMAWKNYRRPDLFLATHDTQLATAAHAHGLKVIGV, encoded by the coding sequence ATGAATTGTTATGTTGACAGCTCCGTGTTGCTCCGGGTGTTGTTTGAGGAGCCGAAGCCGCTCGTGGAGTGGGGACGGATTGCCGAGGCGGTGTCGAGTCGGTTGTTACAACTGGAGTGCTTTCGGGTCATTCATCGAGGTCAAATCACAGGCCAATTGACATACGCAGAGTCGATTGATCTCCTGGCGCGGTGTCGGCGGTTACTTCAGCAAATCGGAATCCTCCCCGTCACCGAATTAGTGTTGCAGCGCGCCGAACAACAGTTCTTGTCACCGGTCGGATCGCTCGATGCCATCCATTTAGCGAGTGCGATGGCCTGGAAAAATTATCGCCGCCCCGATCTGTTCCTCGCCACCCACGACACGCAACTGGCCACTGCCGCGCATGCGCATGGATTGAAGGTGATTGGCGTGTGA
- a CDS encoding type II toxin-antitoxin system prevent-host-death family antitoxin, translating to MIKVKIGELRNNLSAYLRKVRKGAEIVVMDRETPIGRVVPYQGEAKDTEPFDVVPPPGGYAGLAKLKFPPLKLQKRFDPVEELIKDRRRR from the coding sequence ATGATCAAGGTCAAGATCGGTGAATTGCGCAACAACCTCAGCGCGTACTTACGCAAAGTGCGGAAGGGCGCGGAAATCGTCGTGATGGATCGAGAAACGCCGATCGGGCGCGTGGTTCCGTATCAGGGCGAGGCCAAGGATACGGAACCGTTCGATGTAGTGCCGCCTCCGGGGGGTTATGCCGGACTCGCCAAACTCAAATTCCCCCCACTGAAGTTGCAAAAGCGTTTCGATCCTGTGGAGGAACTGATCAAAGATCGACGGCGACGATGA
- a CDS encoding FHA domain-containing protein: protein MEFPMNERLVQETLRLKEERRVVRERIAKIQAQRSEVRPAVYDRVHGDYTARDREISAGLQAKKVEVDHELAGLYETRAKLSGNVDSHREQLEEIHFRHGLGEYDDTAFQEKADTVGEKLAKFETLLNAADTNIRSYERLFADEPDLAGVTDQATRPLTAPPETPLTDLLADVVADDDVMPDPLEAEESADPVEGTVEEPDYRLDASAGNYFGHGAAEASDPPRGSTSETSVFRVGGAEADTEAGTERTPQLQHTGPLLRVAQGAGVGGSYPVLRETTIGRTDANTVVLKEAKVSRQHAKITAKGKQWILTDLQSSNGVFVNGEQITAPVTLKDGDQIQIGDSTLEFMV from the coding sequence ATGGAATTTCCGATGAACGAACGGTTAGTCCAAGAAACGCTGCGACTGAAAGAAGAGCGGCGCGTCGTCCGCGAGCGCATTGCCAAAATCCAGGCCCAACGCAGCGAAGTGCGACCGGCCGTGTACGATCGCGTGCATGGCGATTACACGGCGCGGGATCGGGAAATTTCTGCGGGTTTGCAGGCCAAAAAAGTGGAAGTCGATCACGAACTCGCGGGGCTGTACGAAACACGCGCCAAATTGAGTGGCAACGTTGATAGTCATCGGGAACAGCTGGAAGAAATCCATTTCCGCCACGGTCTGGGCGAATACGACGACACGGCCTTCCAAGAAAAAGCGGATACGGTGGGAGAAAAGCTCGCGAAGTTTGAAACGTTGCTGAACGCGGCCGACACCAACATTCGCAGCTATGAACGGCTGTTTGCTGATGAGCCGGATCTGGCCGGTGTAACCGATCAGGCGACACGACCGCTGACCGCGCCGCCCGAAACGCCGCTGACCGATCTACTGGCAGATGTCGTGGCAGACGACGACGTCATGCCCGATCCACTGGAAGCGGAGGAATCCGCCGATCCGGTCGAAGGGACGGTCGAAGAGCCGGATTACCGGCTCGACGCGTCGGCCGGAAACTATTTCGGACACGGCGCCGCCGAAGCCTCCGACCCGCCGCGCGGCTCCACCAGCGAAACATCCGTCTTCCGCGTGGGCGGCGCCGAGGCCGACACCGAGGCCGGCACGGAACGGACGCCCCAGCTGCAACACACCGGTCCGCTATTGCGCGTGGCACAAGGTGCTGGGGTCGGCGGTTCGTATCCGGTATTACGCGAAACGACGATCGGCCGCACCGACGCGAATACGGTGGTCCTCAAAGAAGCGAAGGTGTCGCGCCAACACGCGAAGATCACGGCCAAAGGGAAACAGTGGATCCTCACGGACTTGCAAAGCTCCAACGGCGTCTTCGTGAACGGCGAGCAAATCACAGCACCCGTCACACTCAAAGACGGCGACCAAATCCAAATCGGCGACTCGACGCTTGAATTTATGGTGTAG
- the polA gene encoding DNA polymerase I: MDTPLYLIDGSGYIFRAYYAIRNLSNSHGFPTNALYGFTQMLWKFLQTCRPTYAAVVFDAKEPSFREALFPAYKANRPEPPDDLVPQFPFFSQIVAGLGLPQFVQPGFEADDLIGTLARHATAAGHDVVIITGDKDFMQLVDDRVALWDTMRDKRTDAAGVRDRFGVTPAQVTDVLGLAGDAVDNVPGVAGIGEKTAIKLIQEWGDVEGVLAHATEIKGKLGERLQASGAAARLSKQLVTIRLDVPLTYSDAALRVAPSDTEQLRALFKQFEFTSLQKELAPHVSLERAGYQCLTEPAALAQWVERVRSVGQCALDTETTSLNPRHAGLVGISMAVAPGEAVYIPLRHQYLGVPPQLPLEAVVAMLGPVLRDAQVAKYLQNAKFDLPILARHGLPVAGVVCDTMIAAYLLNPGGPHGLDAMAQQYLDHTMITFRDVLASGEGERKDFTDVPLDDACRYAAEDADATWQLAIRFLPELEQEGLAWLFREVEMPLLHVLMAMETVGVAVDATKLAQLAKGLRERLSRVEAEIFSAAGEAFNIASPKQLGVILFEKLQLPGAKRTKTGYATHADVLERLAAQHPLPRLILEHRSLAKLLSTYLDALPKLIDPTTGRIHTSFNQTVAATGRLSSSDPNLQNIPIRSDEGRQIREAFVAAPNHVLLAADYSQIELRVLAHTCEDQRLVAAFAADRDVHAETAASLFGVAPDQVSSVQRMVGKTINFAVIYGQTAYGLAQQLGLAPAAAQQYIDQYFTQYPGVAAYREQVLADARHAGKVSTLYGRRRFLPELGSHNAAVRANAERMAFNTVIQGTAADIIKVAMVAIARRLPTACANARLLLQVHDELVFEVPQADLDCLIPVVRTAMEDVRLPSGAVWRVPLQVNLATGPNWGGIS, from the coding sequence ATGGACACGCCTCTCTACTTAATCGACGGCTCCGGCTACATCTTTCGCGCCTATTACGCCATTCGCAATCTCTCCAACAGCCACGGTTTTCCGACCAACGCCCTTTATGGCTTTACCCAAATGCTGTGGAAGTTTCTCCAGACCTGTCGCCCGACTTATGCAGCCGTGGTGTTCGACGCGAAAGAACCGAGTTTCCGCGAAGCGTTGTTTCCGGCCTACAAAGCGAACCGTCCTGAACCGCCCGACGACTTAGTGCCGCAGTTCCCGTTTTTTTCGCAGATCGTCGCAGGCCTCGGCCTGCCGCAATTCGTCCAACCGGGATTCGAGGCCGACGACCTGATCGGGACGTTGGCGCGCCACGCCACGGCGGCGGGACATGACGTCGTGATCATCACTGGCGACAAAGACTTCATGCAATTGGTCGATGACCGCGTCGCGCTCTGGGACACGATGCGCGACAAGCGCACCGACGCCGCCGGCGTGCGCGACCGGTTCGGCGTGACGCCTGCGCAAGTGACCGATGTGCTGGGCTTGGCGGGCGACGCAGTCGACAATGTGCCCGGCGTCGCCGGGATCGGCGAAAAGACCGCGATCAAACTGATTCAGGAATGGGGCGATGTCGAAGGGGTATTGGCCCACGCGACGGAGATTAAAGGTAAGTTGGGAGAACGACTCCAGGCGAGCGGCGCGGCGGCGCGGCTGTCGAAGCAGCTGGTAACGATTCGGTTGGATGTCCCGTTGACCTACAGCGACGCCGCGCTTCGCGTCGCGCCGAGCGACACCGAACAACTCCGCGCACTCTTCAAACAATTCGAATTCACGAGCTTGCAGAAAGAGCTGGCGCCGCATGTCTCGTTGGAACGGGCGGGCTATCAATGCCTCACAGAACCCGCCGCGCTGGCCCAGTGGGTCGAGCGCGTCCGCTCCGTCGGCCAGTGCGCGCTCGATACCGAGACGACGAGTTTGAATCCGCGCCACGCGGGACTGGTCGGGATCTCGATGGCCGTCGCGCCCGGCGAAGCGGTTTATATCCCGCTGCGCCACCAATACCTCGGCGTGCCGCCGCAACTGCCGCTGGAAGCCGTCGTCGCGATGCTCGGGCCGGTGTTACGGGACGCGCAGGTCGCCAAATATCTGCAAAATGCGAAGTTCGATCTCCCGATCCTGGCGCGCCACGGCCTGCCGGTGGCCGGAGTCGTCTGCGACACGATGATCGCCGCGTATTTGTTAAACCCTGGCGGTCCGCATGGACTCGACGCGATGGCGCAACAATACCTCGACCACACGATGATCACGTTTCGCGATGTGCTGGCGAGCGGGGAGGGCGAGCGCAAAGATTTTACCGATGTCCCGCTCGACGATGCGTGCCGTTACGCTGCCGAAGACGCAGACGCGACGTGGCAATTGGCCATCCGCTTCCTGCCGGAGTTGGAACAAGAGGGATTGGCATGGCTGTTTCGCGAAGTGGAAATGCCGCTGCTGCACGTGTTGATGGCCATGGAAACCGTCGGCGTGGCGGTGGACGCGACCAAACTCGCACAATTGGCCAAAGGCTTGCGCGAACGCCTGAGCCGCGTCGAGGCGGAAATTTTCAGCGCCGCCGGAGAGGCCTTCAACATCGCGTCGCCGAAACAGTTGGGCGTGATCTTGTTCGAAAAACTGCAACTCCCCGGCGCCAAGCGGACCAAGACCGGCTACGCCACCCACGCGGATGTGTTGGAACGCCTCGCTGCACAACATCCGCTGCCGCGCTTGATCCTGGAACACCGCTCGTTGGCAAAACTCCTCTCCACCTATTTAGACGCGTTACCGAAACTGATCGATCCGACGACCGGCCGTATTCATACGTCATTCAATCAGACAGTGGCCGCGACCGGACGACTCTCATCGAGTGACCCGAACTTGCAAAACATCCCGATCCGTTCCGACGAAGGGCGCCAAATCCGCGAGGCCTTCGTGGCCGCGCCGAACCACGTGTTGCTGGCGGCCGATTATTCGCAAATCGAACTGCGCGTGTTGGCGCATACGTGCGAAGATCAGCGCCTCGTTGCGGCGTTTGCTGCGGATCGCGACGTCCATGCCGAAACGGCCGCGTCGTTGTTCGGCGTCGCGCCGGACCAAGTCAGTAGTGTCCAACGGATGGTCGGGAAGACGATCAACTTCGCCGTGATCTACGGCCAGACCGCGTACGGACTGGCGCAGCAGTTGGGCCTAGCACCGGCCGCGGCGCAACAATACATCGACCAATATTTCACCCAATATCCGGGCGTCGCGGCCTATCGGGAACAAGTGTTGGCGGATGCCCGCCACGCCGGAAAAGTGAGCACGTTGTACGGTCGCCGCCGCTTCCTCCCCGAACTCGGCAGCCACAACGCCGCCGTCCGCGCCAACGCCGAACGGATGGCCTTCAACACCGTGATCCAAGGCACTGCCGCCGACATCATTAAAGTGGCGATGGTCGCGATCGCCCGCCGCCTCCCCACCGCATGCGCGAACGCCCGCCTGCTGCTCCAAGTCCATGACGAACTCGTCTTCGAAGTCCCGCAGGCCGACCTCGATTGCCTGATCCCCGTCGTCCGCACCGCGATGGAAGACGTCCGCCTCCCGTCCGGCGCCGTCTGGCGCGTCCCCCTCCAAGTCAACCTCGCCACCGGCCCCAATTGGGGGGGGATTTCCTAA